From the Triticum urartu cultivar G1812 unplaced genomic scaffold, Tu2.1 TuUngrouped_contig_4893, whole genome shotgun sequence genome, one window contains:
- the LOC125528466 gene encoding pyruvate kinase 1, cytosolic yields the protein MHSTNLLLEEPIRMVSILEPSKPNFFPAMTKIVGTLGPKSRSVEAISACLKAGMSVARFDFSWGDAAYHQETLENLKLAIKATKKLCAVMLDTVGPELQVVNKSEVTISLEENESVVLTPHQGQEASSKLLPINFAGLAKAVKPGATIFVGQYLFTGSETTSVWLEVSEVQGDDVVCVIKNSATLAGSLFTLHCSQIHIDMPTLSDEDKDVMKKWGAPNKIDFLSLSYTRHAEDVRQAREFLSKLGDLSQTLIFAKIENVEGLNHFDEILEEADGIILSRGNLGIDLPPEKVFLFQKSALHKCNMAGKPAVVTRVVDSMTDNLRPTRAEATDVANAVLDGSDAILLGAETLRGLYPVETISTVGRICAEAEKVFNQDLYFKRTVKYVGEPMTHLESIASSAVRAAIKVKASVIICFTSSGRAARLIAKYRPTMPVLSVVIPRLKTNQLKWSFTGAFEARQSLIVRGLFPMLADPRHPAESTSTTNESVLKVALDHGKASGVIKSHDRVVVCQKVGDSSVVKIIELDD from the exons ATGCATTCCACCAATCTGCTCCTCGAGGAGCCCATCCGGATGGTCTCCATCCTCGAGCCATCCAAGCCG AACTTCTTCCCGGCGATGACGAAGATCGTGGGGACGCTGGGTCCGAAGTCCCGGTCCGTTGAGGCCATCTCCGCCTGTCTAAAGGCCGGCATGTCTG TGGCCCGTTTCGATTTCTCGTGGGGGGATGCCGCGTACCACCAGGAGACACTCGAGAACCTCAAGCTCGCCATCAAGGCCACCAAGAAGCTATGTGCT GTTATGCTCGACACTGTTGGCCCTGAGTTGCAAGTGGTGAACAAGAGTGAAGTCACAATCTCGCTTGAAGAGAACGAGTCTGTTGTTCTCACCCCTCACCAGGGCCAGGAGGCCTCTTCCAAGTTGCTCCCTATCAACTTCGCTGGACTCGCCAAG GCTGTGAAGCCCGGAGCCACAATATTCGTTGGGCAATATTTGTTCACGGGCAGTGAGACTACATCAGTTTGGCTGGAG GTTTCTGAAGTTCAAGGGGATGACGTGGTTTGCGTGATCAAGAACTCAGCTACCCTGGCTGGGTCACTCTTCACATTGCACTGCTCCCAGATCCATATCGACATGCCCACGCTGTCTGATGAGGATAAAGAT GTTATGAAAAAATGGGGTGCTCCAAACAAGATTGACTTCCTCTCTCTTTCTTATACAAGGCATGCAGAAGATGTGCGGCAA GCACGGGAGTTCCTCTCTAAGTTAGGTGATCTTAGCCAAACTCTGATTTTTGCCAAAATTGAGAATGTGGAG GGTTTGAACCATTTTGATGAGATCCTGGAGGAAGCGGATGGTATCATTCTGTCAAGAGGGAACCTTGGAATTGATCTTCCACCTGAAAAG GTGTTCTTATTTCAGAAGTCTGCTCTGCACAAGTGCAACATGGCTGGAAAGCCTGCTGTTGTTACTCGTGTTGTGGACAGTATGACGGACAACCTAAGGCCTACTCGTGCGGAGGCAACTGATGTGGCAAATGCGGTGCTGGACG GTAGTGATGCCATTCTCCTTGGTGCTGAGACTCTCCGTGGGTTGTATCCAGTCGAGACTATTTCAACAGTGGGCAGAATTTGTGCTGAG GctgagaaggtcttcaaccaaGATTTGTATTTCAAGCGAACCGTGAAATATGTGGGAGAACCCATGACCCACTTGGAGTCTATTGCTTCCTCTGCA GTGCGGGCTGCTATTAAAGTTAAGGCTTCGGTCATCATTTGCTTCACTTCATCTGGACGGGCTGCAAG GCTAATTGCCAAGTACAGGCCCACCATGCCTGTCCTGTCCGTTGTCATTCCTCGTCTGAAAACAAATCAATTGAAGTGGAGCTTCACAGGTGCATTTGAG GCAAGACAATCACTCATAGTTAGAGGCCTCTTTCCCATGCTTGCTGATCCACGTCATCCG GCTGAATCTACTAGCACTACAAATGAATCAGTGTTGAAGGTTGCTCTTGACCACGGCAAAGCATCTGGTGTGATCAAGTCGCATGACCGTGTCGTCGTGTGCCAGAAAGTGGGAGATTCCTCTGTCGTGAAGATCATTGAGCTGGACGACTAG